The proteins below come from a single Pseudomonas chlororaphis genomic window:
- a CDS encoding sugar ABC transporter permease, giving the protein MSSVAVFSKASPFDALQRWLPKLVLAPSMFIVLVGFYGYIVWTFVLSFTTSTFLPTYKWAGLAQYARLMDNDRWWVASKNLALFGGLFIGVTLVIGVLLAVFLDQRIRREGFIRTIYLYPMALSMIVTGTAWKWLLNPGMGLDKLLRDWGWEGFRLDWLIDPDRVVYCLVIAAVWQASGFIMAMFLAGLRGVDQSIIRAAQIDGASMPRIYWKVVLPSLRPVFFSAVMILAHIAIKSFDLVAAMTAGGPGYSSDLPAMFMYSFTFSRGQMGMGSASAILMLGAILAIIVPYLYSELRTKRHD; this is encoded by the coding sequence ATGAGTTCTGTTGCTGTGTTCAGCAAGGCCTCGCCGTTCGATGCGCTGCAACGCTGGCTGCCCAAACTGGTGCTGGCGCCGAGCATGTTCATCGTCCTGGTGGGCTTCTATGGCTATATCGTGTGGACGTTCGTCCTGTCGTTCACCACCTCGACCTTCCTGCCGACCTACAAATGGGCCGGCCTGGCGCAATACGCGCGGTTGATGGACAACGACCGCTGGTGGGTGGCGAGCAAGAACCTGGCGCTCTTCGGCGGCCTGTTCATTGGCGTCACCCTGGTGATTGGCGTGCTGCTGGCGGTGTTCCTCGACCAGCGCATCCGTCGCGAAGGCTTCATCCGCACCATTTACCTGTACCCGATGGCCCTGTCGATGATCGTCACCGGCACGGCCTGGAAATGGTTGCTCAACCCGGGCATGGGCCTGGACAAATTGCTGCGTGACTGGGGCTGGGAAGGCTTCCGTCTCGACTGGCTGATCGACCCGGACCGCGTTGTGTACTGCCTGGTGATCGCTGCCGTCTGGCAGGCTTCGGGTTTCATCATGGCGATGTTCCTGGCCGGGCTGCGAGGTGTCGACCAGTCGATCATCCGCGCCGCGCAGATCGACGGCGCGAGCATGCCGCGCATCTACTGGAAAGTGGTGCTGCCAAGCCTGCGGCCGGTGTTCTTCAGTGCCGTGATGATCCTGGCGCATATCGCGATCAAGAGCTTCGACCTGGTGGCGGCCATGACCGCCGGCGGCCCCGGCTATTCCTCCGACCTGCCGGCCATGTTCATGTATTCCTTCACGTTCAGCCGCGGCCAGATGGGCATGGGCTCGGCCAGCGCAATCCTGATGCTCGGTGCGATTCTCGCAATCATCGTGCCTTACCTGTACTCCGAGCTGAGGACCAAGCGCCATGACTAG
- a CDS encoding sugar ABC transporter permease: MTSLAAKPAISLSRIAIYAVLILAVLLYLVPLVVMLLTSFKTPEDISTGNLLSWPTVVSGIGWIKAWATVNGYFWNSIKITIPAVLISTAIGALNGYVLSMWRFRGSQLFFGLLLFGCFLPFQTVLLPASFTLGKMGLASTTTGLVFVHVVYGLAFTTLFFRNYYVSIPDALVKAARLDGAGFFTIFRRIILPMSTPIIMVCLIWQFTQIWNDFLFGVVFSSGDSQPITVALNNLVNTSTGAKEYNVDMAAAMIAGLPTLLVYVVAGKYFVRGLTAGAVKG; this comes from the coding sequence ATGACTAGTCTCGCTGCCAAACCCGCCATCAGCCTGAGTCGCATCGCGATCTACGCGGTGCTGATCCTCGCCGTATTGCTCTACCTGGTGCCGTTGGTGGTCATGCTGTTGACCAGCTTCAAGACCCCGGAAGACATCAGCACCGGCAACCTGCTGAGCTGGCCTACCGTGGTCAGCGGCATCGGCTGGATCAAGGCCTGGGCGACGGTCAACGGCTACTTCTGGAACTCGATCAAGATCACCATTCCGGCCGTCCTGATCTCCACCGCCATCGGTGCATTGAACGGCTACGTGCTGTCGATGTGGCGCTTTCGCGGTTCGCAGTTGTTCTTCGGCCTGTTGCTGTTCGGCTGCTTCCTGCCGTTCCAGACCGTCCTGCTGCCGGCTTCGTTCACCCTCGGCAAGATGGGCCTGGCCAGCACCACCACCGGCCTGGTGTTCGTGCACGTGGTCTACGGCCTGGCCTTCACCACGCTGTTCTTTCGCAACTACTACGTCAGCATTCCCGATGCGCTGGTGAAGGCTGCGCGCCTGGACGGCGCGGGGTTCTTCACGATCTTCCGGCGGATCATCCTGCCGATGTCCACCCCGATCATCATGGTCTGCCTGATCTGGCAGTTTACCCAGATCTGGAACGACTTCCTGTTCGGCGTGGTGTTCTCCAGCGGCGATTCCCAGCCGATCACAGTGGCGCTGAACAACCTGGTCAACACCAGCACCGGGGCCAAGGAATACAACGTTGATATGGCGGCGGCGATGATCGCCGGGCTGCCGACCCTGCTGGTCTATGTAGTGGCAGGCAAGTATTTCGTGCGCGGCCTGACGGCCGGCGCAGTCAAGGGGTAA